In one window of bacterium DNA:
- a CDS encoding AAA family ATPase yields DQLACVIVGQEEVVEELLLALFSHAHALLVGVPGLAKTLLVSSLARALDLSFRRIQFTPDLMPADITGTDVIQPDPETGQRAMQFLRGPVFANLILADEINRTPPKTQAALLESMQEHQVSIGDTTYPLPDPFFVLATQNPIEQEGTYPLPEAQLDRFMLEIRIGYPKRDEEERIVAQTTGREESVITPVLTAEEIIELQGLIREIPAAPHVITYAVNLARASRPEDPTAPEYIKRWVAWGAGVRTGQYLILGAKARAALRGRPAASVDDVRALAHAVMRHRVLINFNAEAEGVHSDEIISRLLEMVEP; encoded by the coding sequence GGATCAACTCGCCTGCGTCATCGTCGGGCAGGAGGAGGTCGTCGAAGAGCTCCTGCTGGCCCTTTTTTCCCACGCCCACGCCCTGTTGGTCGGGGTGCCGGGACTGGCCAAGACGCTCCTGGTGTCCAGTCTCGCCCGCGCCCTGGACCTCTCCTTCCGGCGCATCCAGTTCACCCCCGACCTGATGCCCGCCGACATCACCGGCACCGACGTCATCCAGCCGGACCCCGAGACGGGCCAACGGGCCATGCAGTTCCTCCGCGGGCCGGTCTTCGCCAACCTGATTCTGGCCGATGAGATAAACCGCACCCCCCCGAAGACCCAGGCCGCCCTCCTGGAGTCCATGCAGGAGCATCAGGTCTCCATCGGCGACACCACCTATCCCCTGCCCGACCCCTTCTTCGTCCTGGCCACCCAGAACCCCATCGAGCAGGAGGGGACTTACCCCCTGCCCGAGGCCCAGCTCGACCGTTTCATGCTGGAAATCCGCATCGGCTACCCGAAGCGGGACGAGGAGGAGCGCATCGTCGCCCAAACCACGGGCCGCGAGGAGTCGGTAATCACCCCCGTTCTGACCGCGGAGGAGATAATCGAGCTGCAGGGGCTGATTCGCGAGATTCCGGCGGCGCCGCACGTGATTACCTACGCGGTCAACCTGGCCCGGGCGAGCCGTCCCGAGGACCCCACCGCGCCGGAGTATATAAAGCGCTGGGTGGCCTGGGGGGCGGGGGTGCGGACGGGGCAGTACCTGATTCTCGGGGCCAAGGCGAGGGCAGCGCTCCGGGGTCGTCCGGCGGCGTCGGTGGACGACGTGCGCGCCCTGGCCCACGCCGTTATGCGCCACCGCGTGCTCATCAACTTCAACGCCGAGGCCGAGGGGGTCCACTCCGACGAGATAATCTCCCGCCTGCTGGAGATGGTGGAGCCGTAG